In one Methylobacterium sp. SyP6R genomic region, the following are encoded:
- a CDS encoding ABC transporter ATP-binding protein, with protein MSAPAIELSGLHKSFGPAKIINGVDLSLPVGERHAIIGPNGAGKSTLFHLISGRFAPTSGTIKLEGRDITGWRPAAINRAGLARSFQVTNIFPKLSVWENVRCAVLRAMGHGPSFWRGVEGLPGVAERTEEILSRIRLGHRAAVAAGLLAYADQRALEIGIAIASDAKVILLDEPMAGMSHSESEHATQLIREVTTGRTLLMVEHDMAVVFGLADRISVLVYGRIIATDTPARIRENRAVQEAYLGVATGEEAA; from the coding sequence ATGAGCGCCCCCGCGATCGAGTTGTCCGGCCTCCACAAGAGCTTCGGCCCGGCCAAGATCATCAACGGCGTCGACCTCTCGTTGCCGGTGGGCGAGCGCCACGCCATCATCGGGCCGAACGGCGCCGGCAAGTCGACCCTGTTCCACCTGATCAGCGGCCGCTTCGCGCCGACGAGCGGCACGATCAAGCTGGAGGGCCGCGACATCACCGGCTGGCGCCCGGCGGCGATCAACCGGGCCGGCCTCGCCCGCAGCTTCCAGGTCACCAACATCTTCCCCAAGCTCAGCGTGTGGGAGAACGTGCGCTGCGCGGTCTTGAGGGCGATGGGCCACGGCCCGTCCTTCTGGCGCGGGGTCGAGGGGCTGCCCGGCGTCGCCGAGCGCACGGAGGAGATCCTCTCGCGCATCCGCCTCGGCCACCGCGCCGCGGTGGCGGCGGGATTGCTGGCTTACGCCGACCAGCGGGCGCTCGAGATCGGGATCGCGATCGCCAGCGACGCCAAGGTCATCCTCCTCGACGAGCCGATGGCCGGAATGAGCCACAGCGAGAGCGAGCACGCGACCCAGCTGATCCGCGAGGTCACGACGGGCCGCACGCTCCTGATGGTCGAGCACGACATGGCGGTGGTGTTCGGGCTCGCCGACCGCATCTCGGTCCTGGTCTACGGCCGGATCATCGCCACCGACACGCCCGCCCGCATCCGGGAGAACCGCGCCGTGCAGGAAGCCTATCTCGGCGTCGCCACCGGGGAGGAGGCCGCGTGA
- a CDS encoding branched-chain amino acid ABC transporter permease: MSDLADIAPSGDWTQAGRRPSIRPKGLSLAAQGLPWLLAGAILVAAPLVFTSGTALTMMSLMGIMVVFSLSYNMLLGQTGLLSFGHAVYYGLGAFFTVHAMNLVAGLRLPVPLPLMPVVGGLAGLAFGILFGAISTKRAGTVFAMISLGIAELVSSGSHILHSFFGGEEGITANRTKMLRLFDLSFGPQIQVYYLIAAWCLICALAMYAITRTPLGRLCNAVRENPERVEFLGYEPQAIRITAFCLSAMFAGVAGALAAINFEIANSAYLGVHQSGVVLLATFIGGIGTFIGPVVGAVVVTLLQVSLSDLTEVWQLYFGLLFIAIVMFAPGGIAGLALMHGPLIRAGTAHRLLPAYLLALGPFLLLLAGSIALIEMAFRMLVKASDGTEMSLIGISFDAAHILPWIVAGAMAVGGGLALRAVLPRVNAAWHEASDAAKEKLA; encoded by the coding sequence ATGAGCGACCTCGCCGACATCGCGCCGTCCGGCGACTGGACGCAGGCCGGCCGCCGCCCGTCGATCCGCCCCAAGGGCCTGAGCCTCGCCGCGCAAGGGCTGCCCTGGCTCCTCGCCGGAGCGATCCTGGTCGCCGCACCGCTCGTCTTCACCAGCGGCACCGCGCTGACCATGATGAGCCTGATGGGCATCATGGTGGTGTTCTCGCTGTCCTACAACATGCTGCTCGGCCAGACCGGGCTCCTGTCCTTCGGGCACGCGGTCTATTACGGCTTAGGCGCCTTCTTCACCGTCCACGCGATGAACCTCGTCGCCGGTTTACGCCTGCCGGTGCCCCTGCCGCTGATGCCGGTGGTGGGCGGGCTCGCCGGCCTCGCCTTCGGGATCCTGTTCGGGGCGATCTCGACGAAGCGCGCCGGCACCGTGTTCGCCATGATCTCGCTCGGCATCGCCGAACTGGTCTCGTCGGGCTCGCACATCCTGCACAGCTTCTTCGGCGGCGAGGAGGGCATCACCGCCAACCGCACCAAGATGCTACGGCTGTTCGACCTCAGCTTCGGGCCGCAGATCCAGGTCTATTACCTGATCGCCGCCTGGTGCCTGATCTGCGCGCTCGCGATGTACGCCATCACCCGCACGCCGCTCGGGCGCCTGTGCAACGCCGTGCGGGAGAACCCGGAGCGGGTCGAGTTCCTGGGCTACGAGCCGCAGGCGATCCGCATCACCGCCTTCTGCCTCTCGGCGATGTTCGCGGGCGTGGCGGGGGCGCTCGCGGCGATCAATTTCGAGATCGCCAACTCGGCCTATCTCGGCGTGCACCAATCGGGCGTGGTCTTGCTCGCGACCTTCATCGGCGGCATCGGTACCTTCATCGGCCCGGTCGTCGGTGCCGTGGTGGTGACGCTGCTCCAGGTCTCGCTCAGCGACCTGACGGAGGTCTGGCAGCTCTATTTCGGCCTCCTGTTCATCGCCATCGTGATGTTCGCCCCCGGCGGCATCGCGGGCTTGGCCCTGATGCACGGTCCGCTGATCCGCGCCGGCACCGCGCATCGCCTCCTGCCGGCCTACCTGCTGGCGCTCGGGCCGTTCCTGCTCCTGCTCGCGGGGTCGATCGCGCTGATCGAGATGGCGTTCCGGATGCTGGTCAAGGCGAGCGACGGCACCGAGATGAGCCTCATCGGCATCTCCTTCGACGCCGCCCACATCCTGCCCTGGATCGTCGCCGGCGCGATGGCGGTCGGCGGCGGCCTCGCCTTGCGGGCCGTGCTGCCGCGGGTGAATGCGGCCTGGCACGAGGCCTCCGATGCCGCGAAGGAGAAACTCGCATGA
- a CDS encoding branched-chain amino acid ABC transporter permease, with protein MLELVIISTLNGVLYGMLLFLMASGLTLIFSMMGVLNFAHASFYMLGAFFGYQISKFTGFWIGLVAAPVVVGGIGALVERYGLRNVHRHGHVPELLFTFGLAYVIEEVVQMVWGKLPVDYRVPAVLDFPAFTVFGTNYPAYKLFMLVISVVIFVALLVALTRTRVGLIIQAALTHPNMVAMLGHDVPKVFMLVFGVGTGLAAVAGVIAGPALVTQANMAGLLGPILFVVVVVGGLGSLTGAFVASLLIGLVQTFAISLDVSVASVLQSLGIDAAPSGGVLGDLWTVTIAQIGPIIPYLLLVLVLIARPTGLLGNREA; from the coding sequence GTGCTCGAACTCGTCATCATCTCGACGCTGAACGGCGTGCTCTACGGGATGCTGCTCTTCCTGATGGCGAGCGGCCTGACCCTGATCTTCAGCATGATGGGCGTGCTCAACTTCGCGCATGCCAGCTTCTACATGCTGGGCGCCTTCTTCGGCTACCAGATCAGCAAGTTCACCGGGTTCTGGATCGGCCTCGTCGCCGCGCCGGTCGTGGTCGGCGGGATCGGCGCGCTCGTCGAGCGCTACGGCCTGCGCAACGTCCACCGCCACGGCCACGTCCCGGAACTGCTCTTCACCTTCGGCCTCGCCTACGTGATCGAGGAGGTGGTGCAGATGGTGTGGGGCAAGCTGCCGGTCGATTACCGGGTGCCGGCCGTGCTCGACTTCCCGGCCTTCACGGTGTTCGGCACCAACTACCCGGCCTACAAGCTGTTCATGCTGGTGATCTCGGTGGTGATCTTCGTCGCCCTCTTGGTCGCGCTCACCCGCACCCGGGTCGGGCTGATCATCCAGGCGGCGCTGACCCATCCCAACATGGTGGCGATGCTCGGCCACGACGTGCCGAAGGTGTTCATGCTGGTCTTCGGCGTCGGCACGGGCTTGGCCGCGGTGGCGGGCGTCATCGCCGGGCCGGCCCTGGTCACCCAGGCCAACATGGCGGGCCTGCTCGGGCCGATCCTGTTCGTGGTCGTGGTGGTCGGGGGCCTCGGCTCCCTGACCGGCGCCTTCGTGGCCTCGCTCCTGATCGGGCTGGTCCAGACCTTCGCGATCTCGCTCGACGTCTCGGTCGCCAGCGTCCTGCAATCACTGGGCATCGACGCCGCGCCGTCCGGCGGCGTGCTCGGCGATCTGTGGACCGTGACGATCGCCCAGATCGGGCCGATCATCCCCTATCTCCTGCTGGTCCTCGTGCTGATCGCGCGGCCGACCGGCCTGCTCGGGAACCGCGAAGCATGA
- the otsB gene encoding trehalose-phosphatase: MTDRAYALFLDFDGTLVEIAPRPDGVVVPPALPPGLARLRGRLGGALALVTGRPIATVDGFLDPERFDVAGLHGVEMRRDGQVVGGDPAAHPALRAGVETLQRAVADLDGVLIEDKGCSVAVHWRLANEANAVRAQSAASSIAGILGEAYRLQQGKAVAEILPASATKGHAIRAFLREAPYAGRRAIFIGDDLTDEKAFVPVNEDGGITIRVGPGDTVARHRVADPAAVRDLLMGWAEGGTIDPGSLPPA; encoded by the coding sequence TTGACCGACAGAGCCTACGCCCTCTTCCTGGATTTCGACGGGACGCTCGTCGAGATCGCCCCCCGCCCCGACGGCGTCGTGGTCCCGCCCGCCCTGCCGCCGGGCCTGGCGCGGCTGCGCGGCCGCCTCGGCGGGGCGCTGGCGCTGGTGACCGGGCGGCCGATCGCCACCGTCGACGGTTTCCTGGACCCGGAGCGTTTCGACGTCGCCGGCCTGCACGGGGTCGAGATGCGCCGCGACGGGCAGGTGGTCGGCGGCGATCCGGCGGCGCATCCGGCTCTGCGGGCGGGCGTCGAGACCTTGCAGCGGGCGGTGGCCGATCTCGACGGCGTGCTGATCGAGGACAAGGGCTGCTCGGTCGCGGTGCATTGGCGGCTCGCGAACGAGGCCAATGCCGTCCGGGCACAATCGGCCGCGTCCTCCATCGCGGGCATCCTCGGCGAGGCCTACCGGCTGCAGCAGGGCAAGGCGGTGGCCGAGATCCTGCCCGCCAGCGCCACCAAGGGCCACGCCATCCGGGCCTTCCTGCGCGAGGCGCCCTATGCCGGCCGCCGGGCGATCTTCATCGGCGACGACCTCACCGACGAGAAGGCCTTCGTGCCGGTGAACGAGGATGGCGGGATCACGATCCGGGTCGGGCCCGGCGACACGGTCGCCCGCCACCGGGTGGCCGATCCGGCCGCTGTGCGGGACCTGCTCATGGGCTGGGCCGAGGGCGGGACGATCGATCCCGGATCGCTGCCGCCGGCCTGA
- a CDS encoding putative bifunctional diguanylate cyclase/phosphodiesterase: protein MKTIVDLFRVDTGNPDLMRAQMQALHSQVPLLYVILAINSTALAVTYLGAAPDRLTLYPLGALLAVCALRLGLWLRRARQPIDETRLAARLWLTVVLAGVLAVGFMAWGCALFGYGDAYARAHMLFYVGTTTIACVFCLAQLRAAALLVTAIVTILFCLHVSSLDNQVMRAIGLNLVIVSAALAFVILTYYRDFTRLIGQQVELGRLSRENLRLANLDMLTELPNRRSFFASLDQAVAEAEAGAGPFVVGLIDLDGFKPVNDAHGHGAGDAVLQEVARRVRDVVGEAGVVARIGGDEFGLVLRGTAALATTGEAICGALAAPFRLPNGGSAQIGASIGFAAYPEAGHKAAQLVERADYALYYAKAQSRGAAVLFTEEHERLLRTQSVIEQALRHADLSREMSLVFQPIVDVRRGRTVAFEALARWTSPELGPVSPAVFVPIAERSGLITRITAVLFGQALAAARAWPDRLALSFNLSMADIASPQAAAGLVAAIRASGLEPERVILEVTETALIQDVAQAQTVLETLKATGIAIALDDFGTGYSSLSYVHRLPLDKLKIDRSFISEVTTDPASRDIVTSIAALARNLKLDCVVEGIETPEQARLLEGLGFVLMQGYHFHRPMGFSDTLRYLDSEAVRAIRPVQGIARQQAVA, encoded by the coding sequence ATGAAGACCATCGTCGACCTGTTCCGGGTCGATACCGGGAATCCCGACCTGATGCGGGCGCAGATGCAGGCCCTGCACAGCCAGGTTCCGCTGCTCTACGTCATCCTGGCGATCAACTCGACGGCCCTGGCGGTCACCTATCTCGGCGCGGCGCCGGACCGGCTCACCCTCTATCCGCTGGGTGCCCTCCTGGCCGTGTGCGCCTTGCGGCTCGGGCTGTGGCTGCGCCGGGCCCGGCAGCCGATCGACGAGACCCGGCTCGCCGCCAGGCTGTGGCTCACGGTCGTCCTCGCGGGCGTTCTCGCGGTCGGCTTCATGGCCTGGGGCTGCGCGCTCTTCGGGTACGGCGACGCCTACGCCCGGGCCCACATGCTGTTCTATGTCGGCACCACCACGATCGCCTGCGTGTTCTGCCTGGCGCAGCTGCGCGCGGCGGCCCTGCTGGTGACGGCGATCGTCACGATTCTCTTCTGCCTCCACGTCAGCAGCCTCGACAACCAGGTCATGCGGGCGATCGGCCTCAACCTGGTGATCGTCAGCGCCGCTCTGGCCTTCGTGATCCTCACCTATTACCGCGACTTCACCCGCCTGATCGGACAGCAGGTCGAGCTCGGGCGCCTGAGCCGGGAGAACCTGCGGCTCGCCAATCTCGACATGCTCACCGAGCTGCCCAACCGCCGCAGCTTCTTCGCCTCCCTGGACCAGGCCGTGGCTGAGGCGGAGGCGGGGGCTGGGCCGTTCGTCGTCGGCCTGATCGATCTCGACGGGTTCAAGCCGGTGAACGACGCCCACGGGCACGGCGCGGGTGATGCCGTGCTGCAGGAGGTCGCCCGGCGCGTGCGGGACGTGGTGGGTGAGGCCGGCGTGGTGGCACGCATCGGCGGCGACGAGTTCGGCCTGGTCCTGCGCGGCACCGCGGCGCTCGCGACGACGGGCGAGGCGATCTGCGGTGCGCTCGCGGCGCCGTTCCGGCTGCCGAACGGCGGCAGCGCCCAGATCGGCGCGTCGATCGGCTTTGCCGCCTATCCGGAGGCGGGCCACAAGGCGGCCCAGCTCGTCGAGCGGGCCGATTACGCCCTGTACTACGCCAAGGCGCAGAGCCGCGGCGCCGCCGTGCTGTTCACCGAGGAGCACGAGCGGCTCCTGCGCACCCAGAGCGTGATCGAGCAGGCGCTGCGCCACGCCGACCTGTCCCGCGAGATGAGCCTGGTCTTCCAGCCGATCGTCGACGTGCGGCGCGGCCGCACCGTGGCGTTCGAGGCGCTGGCGCGCTGGACCAGCCCGGAGCTCGGCCCGGTCTCGCCTGCGGTGTTCGTGCCGATCGCCGAGCGCTCGGGCCTGATCACCCGCATCACCGCGGTGCTGTTCGGCCAGGCGCTGGCCGCCGCCCGGGCCTGGCCGGACCGGCTCGCCCTGTCCTTCAACCTGTCGATGGCGGATATCGCCTCGCCGCAGGCCGCCGCAGGCCTCGTCGCGGCCATCCGGGCGAGCGGACTGGAGCCGGAGCGGGTGATCCTGGAGGTGACCGAGACCGCGCTGATCCAGGACGTGGCGCAGGCCCAGACCGTACTCGAGACCCTGAAGGCCACCGGCATCGCCATCGCGCTCGACGATTTCGGCACCGGCTACTCGTCCCTGAGCTACGTCCACCGCCTGCCCCTCGACAAGCTCAAGATCGACCGCAGCTTCATCAGCGAGGTCACCACCGATCCGGCCAGCCGCGACATCGTCACGTCGATCGCCGCGCTCGCCCGCAACCTGAAGCTCGACTGTGTGGTGGAGGGGATCGAGACACCCGAGCAGGCCCGCCTGCTCGAAGGGCTCGGCTTCGTGCTGATGCAGGGCTACCATTTCCACCGGCCGATGGGCTTCTCCGACACCCTGCGCTACCTGGATTCCGAGGCTGTGCGGGCGATCCGGCCGGTCCAGGGGATCGCCCGCCAGCAAGCGGTCGCCTGA
- a CDS encoding ABC transporter ATP-binding protein, with amino-acid sequence MPAVGAAPALLEVEDLHAYYGKSHILQGVSFSVGAGEIVSILGRNGVGRSTTLKAIMGDVPPRGQIRFKGQAIAGLKPYAVARRGLGYVPEERAIFPKLTVRQNLALGEKGGKRGGRWSYADIFRLFPRLEERIDTPGGVLSGGEQQMLTICRTLMGDPDLIMIDEPTEGLSPQMVARVAEMIGEIAARGVSVLLVEQKLTIALKLSQRLYVMGHGHVVFEGTPAALSANEAVRREWLEV; translated from the coding sequence ATGCCGGCCGTCGGGGCCGCTCCCGCCCTCCTCGAGGTCGAGGACCTGCACGCCTATTACGGCAAGAGCCACATCCTCCAGGGGGTGAGTTTTTCGGTCGGGGCCGGCGAGATCGTGTCGATTCTCGGCCGCAACGGCGTCGGGCGCTCCACCACCCTCAAGGCGATCATGGGCGACGTGCCGCCCCGCGGCCAGATCCGCTTCAAGGGGCAAGCCATCGCGGGTCTCAAGCCCTACGCGGTCGCCCGAAGGGGTCTCGGCTACGTGCCGGAGGAGCGGGCGATCTTCCCCAAGCTCACGGTGCGGCAAAACCTGGCGCTCGGCGAGAAGGGCGGTAAGCGCGGCGGGCGCTGGTCCTATGCCGACATCTTCCGGCTGTTTCCGCGGCTGGAGGAGCGGATCGACACGCCCGGCGGCGTGCTCTCGGGCGGCGAGCAGCAGATGCTCACGATCTGCCGCACCCTGATGGGCGATCCGGATCTCATCATGATCGACGAGCCGACGGAAGGGCTGTCGCCCCAGATGGTCGCCCGCGTCGCCGAGATGATCGGCGAGATCGCGGCCCGCGGCGTCTCGGTGCTGCTGGTCGAGCAGAAGCTGACCATCGCCCTCAAGCTGTCGCAGCGCCTCTACGTGATGGGCCACGGCCACGTCGTGTTCGAGGGCACGCCGGCCGCGCTCTCGGCCAACGAGGCGGTGCGGCGGGAGTGGCTGGAAGTCTAG
- a CDS encoding LysR family transcriptional regulator, protein MDLLALADFTLVARHGGFGRAARASGRPKATLSRRVAELEADLALRLFERGARVLTLTEEGRALHERAGALLTEIDEAAAAIAAGGARARGRLRISAPLLFSQIAMGKVAAGFALKYPEVRLSVTTEDRAVDMVEEGYDLVIRVNPVPEEALVGRIFLRDRMVVAASPGLTRPAQGDYAPAVVRSEERAVWTLADGASLAVAPVLVLSSLVMIRDAVRTGLGAARLPVSLVAHDLAAGRLVSWGDVAGSDIALWALYPSRRLLSARVCAFLDHLRETFPTGEPEELAAYVAE, encoded by the coding sequence ATGGACCTGCTCGCCCTTGCCGACTTCACCCTCGTCGCCCGCCATGGCGGATTCGGGCGGGCCGCCCGCGCCTCCGGCCGGCCGAAGGCGACCCTGTCGCGCCGGGTCGCGGAGCTGGAGGCCGACCTCGCCTTGCGCCTGTTCGAGCGCGGCGCCCGGGTGCTGACGCTGACCGAGGAGGGGCGCGCCCTCCACGAGCGAGCCGGCGCCCTCCTGACCGAAATCGACGAGGCCGCGGCGGCGATCGCGGCCGGCGGGGCCCGGGCCCGGGGCCGGCTGCGGATCAGCGCGCCGCTGCTGTTCTCGCAGATCGCCATGGGCAAGGTGGCGGCGGGCTTCGCGCTGAAATACCCGGAGGTCCGCCTCAGCGTGACGACCGAGGACCGAGCCGTCGACATGGTCGAGGAGGGCTACGACCTGGTGATCCGGGTCAACCCGGTCCCGGAGGAGGCCCTGGTCGGCCGGATCTTCCTGCGCGACCGGATGGTGGTGGCGGCGAGCCCCGGCCTTACCCGCCCGGCGCAAGGGGACTACGCCCCGGCGGTGGTGCGGTCGGAGGAGCGGGCCGTCTGGACCCTGGCGGATGGCGCATCGCTCGCCGTCGCGCCCGTGCTGGTCCTGTCGTCGCTGGTGATGATCCGCGACGCGGTTCGCACCGGCCTCGGCGCGGCGCGCCTGCCGGTCTCCCTCGTCGCCCACGACCTCGCCGCCGGCCGGCTGGTCTCCTGGGGCGACGTGGCGGGATCGGACATCGCGCTCTGGGCGCTCTACCCGTCGCGCCGGCTCCTCAGCGCCCGGGTCTGCGCCTTCCTGGATCACCTGCGGGAGACGTTTCCGACCGGGGAGCCGGAGGAGCTGGCGGCGTACGTGGCGGAATGA
- a CDS encoding metal/formaldehyde-sensitive transcriptional repressor, which yields MAHTIKEKTKLLARVRRIKGQAEAVERALEAELGCADVLMLVASMRGAINGLTAELMEDHIRHHVVNPDNEPDADRARGAAELIEVVKTYLK from the coding sequence ATGGCCCACACGATCAAGGAAAAGACCAAGCTGCTGGCGCGGGTGCGCCGCATCAAAGGACAGGCGGAGGCGGTCGAGCGCGCCCTGGAGGCCGAGCTGGGCTGCGCCGATGTGCTGATGCTGGTCGCCTCGATGCGCGGGGCTATCAATGGGCTGACTGCCGAGCTGATGGAAGACCATATCCGCCACCACGTCGTGAACCCGGACAACGAGCCGGACGCCGACCGCGCCAGGGGTGCGGCCGAGCTGATCGAGGTGGTGAAGACCTACCTCAAGTAA
- a CDS encoding DUF1289 domain-containing protein encodes MKKDDPCVGVCAWDGKTGWCLGCGRTVPEIKAWRKLTPYRRTALLRDLPRRVEQSSKHQPIEAAPAGKARRS; translated from the coding sequence ATGAAGAAGGACGACCCCTGCGTCGGGGTGTGCGCGTGGGATGGAAAGACCGGCTGGTGCCTGGGCTGTGGCCGAACCGTGCCGGAGATCAAGGCGTGGCGGAAGCTCACGCCGTATCGGCGTACCGCGCTCCTGCGCGATCTGCCGCGCCGGGTGGAACAGTCGAGCAAACATCAGCCGATCGAAGCGGCTCCAGCCGGGAAGGCGCGACGCTCGTAG
- a CDS encoding FKBP-type peptidyl-prolyl cis-trans isomerase yields the protein MRRSPFFLVGALTIAMTASASAASFSTTPSGLQVKDDVVGTGPQPKTGQTVNVHYTGWLYQDGKKGAKFDSSLDRKQPLSFAVGTGQVIKGWDEGLSTMKVGGKRTLIIPPELGYGARGAGGVIPPNATLMFDVELLGVR from the coding sequence ATGCGCCGTTCGCCCTTCTTCCTTGTCGGAGCCCTCACGATCGCCATGACCGCTTCAGCCTCCGCCGCTTCGTTCTCCACCACCCCGTCCGGCCTTCAGGTCAAGGACGACGTGGTCGGCACCGGCCCCCAGCCGAAGACCGGCCAGACCGTCAACGTCCACTATACCGGCTGGCTCTACCAGGACGGCAAGAAGGGCGCGAAGTTCGACAGCTCCCTCGACCGCAAGCAGCCGCTGAGCTTCGCGGTCGGCACCGGCCAGGTCATCAAGGGCTGGGACGAGGGACTGTCGACCATGAAGGTCGGCGGCAAGCGCACCCTGATCATCCCGCCCGAGCTCGGCTACGGCGCCCGCGGCGCCGGCGGCGTGATCCCGCCGAACGCCACGCTGATGTTCGACGTGGAGCTGCTCGGCGTTCGCTGA
- a CDS encoding nickel/cobalt efflux transporter, which produces MTPLTDLLQQGTAHAWLFAPTAILLGALHGLEPGHSKTMMAAFIIAVRGTVMQAVLLGLAATLSHTAVVWAIALGGQSFGQQYAGEASEPYFQLASAVLIVGVALWMAWRTWSGQHRDHHHHDERHHITTREGLLTLEVFEDGVPPRWRLRSERGPLPEAEAAGIVTRRPDGTRQTFGFVRNDDFLESLEEIPEPHAFTARLHLELPAGVENHEVAFEEHDHMNLGTEDDAHARAHADDIRRRFAGRTVTTGQIVMFGLTGGLIPCPAAVTVLLLCIQLKELSLGFALVACFSIGLALTMVSAGVLAALSVEHVASRWSGFGSFARQAPYASAVLIVLVGLYTGWTGWQGIQHRSVDHAARIDITHSP; this is translated from the coding sequence ATGACCCCTTTGACCGACCTGCTTCAGCAGGGGACGGCGCACGCGTGGCTGTTCGCGCCGACCGCGATCCTGCTTGGTGCGCTGCACGGCCTCGAACCCGGCCACTCCAAGACGATGATGGCTGCCTTCATCATCGCCGTGCGCGGGACGGTCATGCAGGCGGTCTTGCTGGGGTTGGCGGCAACGCTCTCGCACACGGCGGTCGTGTGGGCGATCGCGCTCGGCGGCCAGTCTTTCGGCCAGCAATATGCCGGAGAGGCGAGCGAGCCGTACTTCCAACTGGCGTCGGCCGTCTTGATCGTCGGCGTCGCCCTCTGGATGGCGTGGCGCACGTGGAGCGGGCAGCACCGCGACCATCATCACCATGACGAGAGGCACCACATCACAACCCGGGAAGGGCTGTTGACGCTGGAGGTGTTCGAGGACGGCGTGCCGCCGCGCTGGCGTCTCCGCAGCGAGCGCGGTCCACTGCCGGAGGCCGAGGCGGCGGGCATCGTCACTCGGCGCCCGGATGGAACTCGGCAGACCTTCGGCTTCGTGCGCAACGACGACTTTCTCGAAAGCCTGGAGGAAATCCCGGAGCCGCACGCCTTCACGGCCCGGCTCCACCTCGAACTACCGGCTGGAGTGGAAAACCATGAGGTTGCGTTCGAGGAGCACGACCACATGAACCTCGGCACCGAGGACGACGCCCACGCCCGCGCCCATGCCGACGACATCCGGCGTCGCTTCGCGGGCCGCACCGTGACCACCGGACAGATCGTCATGTTCGGCCTGACCGGCGGCCTGATCCCGTGCCCGGCCGCGGTCACGGTGCTGCTGTTGTGCATCCAACTCAAGGAGTTGAGCCTCGGCTTCGCCCTGGTGGCGTGCTTCAGCATCGGGCTGGCACTCACGATGGTCTCGGCGGGCGTCCTGGCGGCGCTGAGCGTCGAGCACGTCGCCTCGCGCTGGTCAGGGTTCGGCAGCTTCGCCCGACAGGCCCCCTATGCCTCGGCCGTACTGATCGTGCTGGTCGGTCTGTATACCGGCTGGACCGGCTGGCAGGGCATTCAGCACCGCTCGGTGGACCACGCAGCCCGGATCGACATCACTCACAGCCCTTAA
- a CDS encoding metallophosphoesterase family protein, whose protein sequence is MLTYAIGDIHGRADLLARLLARIEEHRAGRPRRLVFLGDAVDRGPDSAEVIAILRDLQAGEPEAVTCLMGNHEAMLLDAAAGTNLDLWRLNGAGPTLASYGVTQPCDLPAEIVAWIAALPTLHGDARRWYVHGGLDPARGAEESDRETRLWMREPFLSSDHDFGRHVVHGHTPTRDGRPELRVHRTNLDTGAVFGGPLTAGIFTDGQEPPVEVLAVR, encoded by the coding sequence ATGCTCACTTACGCGATCGGCGACATCCACGGCCGCGCGGATCTCCTGGCCCGCCTGCTCGCCCGGATCGAGGAGCACCGCGCCGGGCGCCCGCGCCGCCTGGTCTTCCTCGGCGACGCCGTCGACCGCGGGCCCGACAGCGCCGAGGTCATCGCGATCCTGCGTGACCTCCAGGCCGGCGAGCCGGAGGCGGTGACCTGCCTGATGGGCAACCACGAGGCGATGCTGCTCGACGCCGCCGCGGGTACGAACCTCGACCTGTGGCGGCTCAACGGCGCCGGCCCGACGCTCGCCTCCTACGGCGTCACGCAGCCCTGCGACCTGCCGGCCGAGATCGTCGCCTGGATCGCCGCCCTGCCGACCCTGCACGGCGACGCGCGGCGCTGGTACGTCCATGGCGGCCTCGACCCGGCCCGGGGCGCCGAGGAGAGCGACCGCGAGACCCGGCTGTGGATGCGCGAGCCGTTCCTGTCCTCGGACCACGATTTTGGCCGCCACGTCGTGCACGGCCACACCCCGACGCGGGACGGCCGGCCGGAACTGCGGGTCCACCGAACCAACCTCGATACGGGCGCGGTGTTCGGCGGCCCGCTCACCGCCGGTATCTTCACGGACGGGCAGGAGCCGCCGGTGGAGGTGCTGGCGGTGCGGTAG